DNA from Brassica napus cultivar Da-Ae unplaced genomic scaffold, Da-Ae ScsIHWf_2746;HRSCAF=3513, whole genome shotgun sequence:
TTCTTGTCAGGGAGAACTGTTCCCATTTATATCTGCTACTGGGAACAATGATGTGGTTGATAGCACTGAGTTCTATAGGGAAGATGAGAAGATAGATGAAAGAATTGGTCGCATTGTTACTCTTCTCAATGCCAAACAAGATTGGACAGATTTCGTATGGGAAGTCGAGGCTTTGCCTCCAACTTTAGAGCTTTCTGATTCAGAGACTGATGGAGAGAATGTTGAAGTCGAAGATGTCACATATACTCATGTTGACGAACCGGCTGTTGTTGCAAGAAGGGAAAAGCGTAAGCTAAATGATCCTGGTGCAGAGGCTCGAAAGAAAGAACTGCTTTGTCAACGGGCAGCTGAACATAACAGTGGTATCTCCAGTGGAATGAAGACTTTCATTGAAGGTTTGTTCACCTCTGCTTTCAACTCTTTCAAGGACGTGGTGCAGAATGACATCCAAGAGCGTTTTGAGAAGGTCCAGAAAGAGATGGCTGAGCTCAAGCAAGCGGTGTCACAGATTCCGGGTCCTTCTGCTACAATGGGAAAAGACAGAGCATCTGAGATTCCATGTCCTTCAGCAACGATGGGGAAATCATCACAGAGTCCGTGTCTTGCAGGAACAAAGGAAAAAGGCAAAGGCAAGGTTGATGAGAGTGTGGTTCCTCCTACGGTTCGTCGTAGCCCTCGGCAAGGAAGAAAGGTAACCATAAAATGAAGCTTTGTAATATGTCGGACTGTCTTTTGTTGTAATTTTCTCTTAACTCTTTTGTAATGTCATTGTTGTTTACTTGTAATATCGGCTTGTTGGAAATCGGCTTGTAATGTATTTTGGTGTTTGCTATGAACTGAACTTATGACTATGACATGTTTTCTCTGTAATGTCATAGTCTCTCGACTCTTTTAATGTCATTGTCTCTCGACTCTTTTGTTCTGTCCTTGATGACAGTTTTGGCTAATAATGTTGTGTTTCGTTTCATTAACAGGAGATTGAAACTGAAACTGATGATATGATGGATTTTTTGAAGAATTTGTCACAATCATCTACCCATGGGGAACCTTCATCAATAAAAGAAGAAATGAGCACCCAAGAGTATTTACAAGACGCCATGGGGAACCTTTCTCAAGTATCACATGTTAAAGGTTTCGATCCCTCACAAAAAACGAGTGATGAAGAAGCACCTAAGTGGGTTACTCCAGTATCATCCTTCAAGCCTGTAGATTGGAGAACACCCACTCTCAAAGATATGGAATTACCTGACGACCGGGTGAACGACGATGATTACTCATTAGTGTTTGTCCATGAGGATTCATGGGCTAAACTGATTCATTGGTGCTCAACTACCAAACAGTAAGTCTATGCGTTCCCTCTATGTTATAAATTcaacaaatttttaattaaatgttgCATCGCAGGCACCTTAAAATTGGACCTTCTATGTACATAACTGAGTTAGGAGAATGTGTTATGGGACCTGCAGTGTGGCTGCAAAATCAAGTATGATTTACATTACTTTGCACGCCTACTTACTGTTCTTCGTCTTTAACATCACATCAACTCACTCTGTTTGTATCATATTGTATAGGAAATTGATGCTGTGCTCTTCTTATTTCGCGAGAGGACTTCTTTGAGACGATGGAAGCCGTCCAAAGTAGCTTTCATGAGCTGCATATTCAGTAATCAAATGAAGAATTCTTACACTGAGttcaagaaagacaaaaaaaaattcagggtAGAAGGACTGCTCCATCAGTACGGAATTGGTGAACTTCCTTCACACGGCCGAACAAGACTAATGTGGGATCTTGATGTCAATCGTATGTATGTGCCTCTTCTTGTGCACGGTAACCACTGGATCTCTATGTGTGTCAACTTTGTTACTCGTTCCATAGAAGTTTTTGACTGTGCGGGACTGAAACACAACAAGGACTTGGAGCCATTTGCACATCTCATCCCAAGAATTGTCAAAGCTGTGCAGTCTTCAGAGAAGAGGAGATTTACCGTTAAGCCCTATGATGTCACTTACTCTCCAATGCCCTGCTTCCTAAACAAGACTAGCAGCGATTGTGGAGTATATGCGTTGAAGCACATTGAAGCACATCTTCTAGGCATGGACTTAACGTTGGTGAATGACGACAACATTCGTGAAGCTCGCCAGAAGATTGCTTATGACCTATGGGAAGCTGCTAATGATCCTGAGCTTATTTCGAGAATGGGAAAGTACGTTCCTCCGAAGGCTATAGCTTCTCCTACGGTTGAGATTTTATAATGCTATTTTCACTATGTCTTGTTTACCAAGTAGGTCGATATTGACTTTTTTAGTTACTCTTATATGACTCGTAACTAGCATTGGTTTGCATCTCTTATTTAGCATTTGAATCTATTATTTACCATTGCATTTGAGTCTTTTATTTAGCATTGCATTTGAGTCTTTTAGTGAATTACATACACTATAACAAACAAAGGGATACATGATATGAATCTAAATGGTCTTATTTGACTCTCGTactaaacaaaaaattttaaaataaaaatggagatgGGGGGAATCGAACAATTCACTTGAGGCCTTTAAATGTCCAACATAGACCACTGGACTACTTGAAACTATTGATATTACCGGCAACATATGAACCTAAATAGTCTAATTCAAGGCTATTTTAGGAGAAAAAAcggtttttaataaaaatggagatagGGGGCATCGAACACTTCACCTAGGATATTTATACGTACAACATAAACCACTGTACTACTTGAAACTATTGACATTAGTGGCtgattacataattaaataaagTAAATCTTACCAAAGCCATACAACATATCAACCCCTAACGATACCCTAAATGAATCTAAACTAACCCATACAACATATCAACCCCTAAAGATACCCTAAATGAGTCTAAACTAAGCCATACAACACCAATGTAGGGAGCTATACACAATCTAACCTAacaaggctacaaatgttaataGTCAATACAAATCTAATGACTATCACAACACATACAATTACACCCTAAAACCCGATTAACAGTAGTCGTTTGCCCTAAACATAAACTTATATAACACCAATGACTAGAAACCCTACTTATTTCATCGTTTATCTCTCTTCTCCGTCTTTCTCTCATTCTCAAAAACCGATCATGACTAACAATGGAGGGGTTCCTTCCAGATGCTGGTGTTGGAAGGGGATTGTCACATATGTTTCAAAAACGGAGGAGAACCCATACAGAAGATTCTTCCGATGTGAGATTGGTCTGAAGGTAATTCTGAAAAATTATGACTTTTTATTATTCTATGTTTCAATTGACGTTTTTGTGTTTCAATTCAGAGAAAGAAAGAGCAACATCTTTTCAAGTGGGTGGACGAGGCTCTGCTTGATGAGATACAAATGATGCATGAGCAACAGTCGAGAATGGCCGAAGAAATTGAAGATTTGAGAAGTTCCTTGAAAATGACAGTAGAGGAAGCAGTTATCGAGCATAAGAAGTCGGGAGATGTAGGACTAATTGGATCCATTCTCACGTTTTTATGTCTTTGTTCTAAATTTGATTGATCTTCTAATTGTTTTCTGaatctatttattttgtcaAAGATTGAATCAATTTGATATTCAGTTGTGTTGTCAATTTATGGATCAAATCTTAACGGTAGACTAAAAACTTGCATAAAACTAAGTAAATATTGGAAACGTGCACAGTACATAAAACAGAATTGGTCTTGAAAAAACAGAGTTTGACATGAAACAAAGCTAATGTTAGAAAAAACTCTGAAAAGTAACTTGCATAGACCGAATAGATTGTAATCCTATATTGCTCTATCACATGTGGAGCGGTTGTGACCTTCAATACCACATCGACTGCATTTAAGACGTTTAGAGCTTTGAGTTCCTTGTGACGAGCGGATCTTGTCTTCAACTGTCTCGTACCCACGTTTCTTTCTCCGACCTGCAGCTCTTCTAGTTTCTGCAGGGAGGACTTTCGCTTGCTGTACGTGAGATGGGACAATCCATGCATCTTCCGGGACACTTATAGGATTTATGCTTTCCTCATAAATCGATCTCCATGAAGCAGTGGTGTACATGTCGTCAGTGAGTGTGTGTGCTTGTATGCCTACGCTGAAAGCTGCTTTTATGGCGTGTCTGCATGGAATTTTCATCAGATCAAATTTCCCACATGAACATGTGCGTCTGACCAAGTCGACCATACATTCAAAAGTGTCACCTCGAACCAAAAACCTGCATCGCTAACTGGGAAAACCTGAAACTTCTTACCCTTCTCAATCCTTCGATCAATCTTCTTCTCTACAGCAATGGTCAGTGGCTGTTTATGCTTTGAACTTAAAGCTCTACGTTTGAAAAACCATCGAGTCATCATTTCCCTTATGCTGTCCAACAAGGGTATAACTGGAAACTCTCTTGGCGAACGCAAAGCAGAATTTATTGATTCAGCAGGGTTATTGGTCCTAACATCGTACCTGTAACCCGGAAATTGACAACGAGCCCACTTTCTCACATCAGCTTGTATCAGATAGTTTCCAATTGCAGGACTAATTGAGAAAATAGCAGTGAATTGCTTCTTAAAATCAGCAACTCGGTAAGCTTTAGAAGCCTTTGCCACCAAACCAGCGACACCTTTACCCTTGAAATATGTAACAACATTGTTCAGCAAGTGGTGAATGCAAATTCCATGATGAGCATGCGGATACACTTTTGCAAGAGCTTTAGCAAGTGAATTATTTCGGTCAGACACAAAAGCTAAATTCTAATCATCACCAATGACAACCTTAAGTTGTCTCATAAACCATTCCCACGAGCGGTCATTCTCTGAGTCGACAACTCCAGATGCAATAGGATATAGGTTCGAGTTTCCATCCAAAGCAGTAGCAACCATTAATACTCCTTTGTATTTGCTCTTCAAGAAAGTCCCATCCACAACAATAACTTTCCGAATGGCAGCATAAAAACCGCGAATAGACTGACCATATGCGATGAAGAGGAATTTGAATCTCCCATCGCTATCAGTTTCATAAAATGTGTGTGATCCTGGATTAGCTTCCTTCATCATGTGCAAGTATTTGGGAACTTTTTCATAACCCTTCTCTGGAATGCCTCTCACAACACTTACTGCATACTCACGTGCCTCCCAAGCTAAAGAGTAGGATATCTCAACTCCATGATCATCACGCATAAACTGGATAATATCATTAGGTTTCGGCCCTTCCTTGACAGTTTCGTACTTATGCTTAATGAGACTACCAACTGTTTTTGATGAAACGGTCCGAACAGAGTGGTTCCTTGATGATGGAGCACATGAATGATCAGGCACATActttttgatgataaaatatgaagaacctGTTAATCCCTCTGCGCGAACACGCCAGCGGCAATCATCATACGCGCAACGAACGTACCAAACTCTTCTATCTGTTTTGGCAACCTTGTAGTCGAAATTATGTTTCATTgcgcatatttccattgttgcCTGCAAAGCTGCTTTGCTAGTAAAATGTTGACCCTTCTTCACAACATCAACCAGAGAAAAACGGACAGACTTTCCGTTGGTCATATCTTTCTCACACTTGTTTTCGTCATCACTTTCATCTATCTTCGCATCTTTTTCTTCAAGCTCGGCTTCACCATCAATATCATCTGAAACTTCACCCGACATACCCACTTCCTCTCTGTTAGGCAACTCAGCAGGCTCTTCATTCAAGTTAAATCCGACCTTAGATCGAATACACACACATAACCGCGTTGAAGCTTTGGTCTTCACATATGTAAGAAAATTTTTGAGTTGTCGATCATTGGTGATGAAAACATGTGGTGAATCGAGGCCAATAACCAAATCGGAAGGTAAGTAACTCAGGTCGATATTGACCAAGTTTAGATCGGTTCCAAAGTCCTCACAAACCATAACTCTTAGGTTGTCAAAGGTTTTGCTTGTGTCCAAAGTAAGTAGTCTACCTCCTGTTTCTTCATCAACAAGAAACTTCCACCCTTTTGTTTTGGACGATCTCCAAACACCAGAATAGGCATAGATGTGCATTTTGTCAAGTTAGATTGACAAAAGTTTGGAGAAACTATGAAAAAGAGAAGAATCCCCACGATTTTTTGGTCCAAATCGTGGTTGGCAacgaagaaacaaaaatttagggaagaagatttaaaaaaggaaataaaaaagatttaataGATTTAGGAAATATTTTCTAACCGTTTTTTCCTAGATTTtcggattttttaaaaaatctagtagAAATTACATTCTACGTACGGTAGAATAAAGAAAACGTGGTAGATATAGAATACATATATTATAGATATAtgagaattgagtagaatgtatATTCTTCCATAGAAGATATAAGAACATTTACTATTACTTATGATCTACCAGAAAGGCAGAACATAGAAGAAAATGTTGATTTTGTATTCTGCCATTTTAGATCTTAATGTTTCCGGTCTAATGCGCATTCTTCTGTATGTAGATCATTGTGTTTCAGTTAGAATGCATATTCTGAATCTCCGTAGATGGTAGATCTTATATACTAACACCTTTAGCCTATTTTTCAATTTAccattccaattttttttaatccaaaaatatttttcatatatgcaCATGTTTGACTACttcatgttttaattttttcttaatttttttgcattctaaattaattgatataaatttttataactcTTAAGGGTAGTGAAAGTCCAAAAGTGACAAAGTTTGATTTTGTACTAAGGGGACAATAGCTTAGTTTAGTTGTTCCCTTTTTccaaatttctcaaaattaaaagtgttagtgaaaaaatttcaaagtttAAAGTGTTAGTACGTAACacttttagggttttttttaatgcgattttcttgtttataaattatcaagggccaatatttttggaaattttcatAATAGTAGAATTGTAGTGTTTTGGAATGCAAAAACACACtaaacaataaataaactaCTATTTAACAACTATTGAATTAACAATAGGTGAAAGGTAAACTGATAAAGATACCCTTCAATTTTATAAACTATCTTGGGAGAACATCATCAAGAGTTGCAAGCGAGACTCAATAATTGCCATTTACATTTGACCAAATCATTTCAAATAGACAGCACAGCACACAAAAATAACTTCTTTGGGAAATAATGTCCCATATTATAAGAGATGAGAATCATTAATATTTGGAAAGAGCCACCATGATAATTTATAAttacttaatatataaattattttttttctaatctcaaatgatggtttaaaatttgtttcattGACAAGACTGAAGACTCTTTACCTAATTAATTTACTGGAAACAGTTTTTAACAGTGAACTGCTGATATACATGTCTAATTTGGAAGATACCTAATCACTtttgtcataaatataaataaaaccaaaatacattttaaatgaATTCATTTTCCACCTTGAAGTCTCTTTCTTTTATGAAAGTTGTTAAAAAAGGAGCTAATCCAAGTTGTAAAAGAAATAAccatgtaagaaaaaaaaaacgggaattcggccaaaaaaaccTCAACTTTACACGAATTGCCAAAACAAACATGAACTTTGGGGCTggccaaaaaaacaccaaactttcattgactttagaattaattaacaatgttttcgctgacttgccaatttagcacgccgtcaacaaatttaacagaaatatttgacgtcgtttattgttgacgttaagtgaaacgacgtcgttttcaaatgagatgaaacgacgtcgttttatacaatttgaaattaaaaatatgtaaacccctggattcgaacccaggttggtTGGTTAAATGGGAAGGTATTTTACCACTAGGCTACTGGCactttcaatgtacttactaacatgttcatttttatttggtacatattaaatataaaaaattctctaaaaactttttaagatctttaaaattccaaaaaattaaaaaataaagaagatttttataaaattaatttagaaattaaaattaaaaataagattttatttttctttttaaaaaataaaaactcttccaaaattttctaaaaacttaaaaagatctttaaaattccaaaaacttgaaaaaataaagaaagtttttataaaattaattttgaaattaaaatagaaaataaaattttattttttcttttcaaaaaaataaaaaatcttccaaaa
Protein-coding regions in this window:
- the LOC106413961 gene encoding uncharacterized protein LOC106413961, whose translation is MHIYAYSGVWRSSKTKGWKFLVDEETGGRLLTLDTSKTFDNLRVMVCEDFGTDLNLVNIDLSYLPSDLVIGLDSPHVFITNDRQLKNFLTYVKTKASTRLCVCIRSKVGFNLNEEPAELPNREEVGMSGEVSDDIDGEAELEEKDAKIDESDDENKCEKDMTNGKSVRFSLVDVVKKGQHFTSKAALQATMEICAMKHNFDYKVAKTDRRVWYVRCAYDDCRWRVRAEGLTGSSYFIIKKYVPDHSCAPSSRNHSVRTVSSKTVGSLIKHKYETVKEGPKPNDIIQFMRDDHGVEISYSLAWEAREYAVSVVRGIPEKGYEKVPKYLHMMKEANPGSHTFYETDSDGRFKFLFIAYGQSIRGFYAAIRKVIVVDGTFLKSKYKGVLMVATALDGNSNLYPIASGVVDSENDRSWEWFMRQLKVVIALAKVYPHAHHGICIHHLLNNVVTYFKGKGVAGLVAKASKAYRVADFKKQFTAIFSISPAIGNYLIQADVRKWARCQFPGYRYDVRTNNPAESINSALRSPREFPVIPLLDSIREMMTRWFFKRRALSSKHKQPLTIAVEKKIDRRIEKGKKFQVFPVSDAAFSVGIQAHTLTDDMYTTASWRSIYEESINPISVPEDAWIVPSHVQQAKVLPAETRRAAGRRKKRGYETVEDKIRSSQGTQSSKRLKCSRCGIEGHNRSTCDRAI
- the LOC111202986 gene encoding uncharacterized protein At4g04775-like, with protein sequence MTRNPTYFIVYLSSPSFSHSQKPIMTNNGGVPSRCWCWKGIVTYVSKTEENPYRRFFRCEIGLKRKKEQHLFKWVDEALLDEIQMMHEQQSRMAEEIEDLRSSLKMTVEEAVIEHKKSGDVGLIGSILTFLCLCSKFD
- the LOC125602118 gene encoding uncharacterized protein LOC125602118 gives rise to the protein MVGKKIKKNMTKVRCRNWKGSGKVSYADISSLESHFNKGELFPFISATGNNDVVDSTEFYREDEKIDERIGRIVTLLNAKQDWTDFVWEVEALPPTLELSDSETDGENVEVEDVTYTHVDEPAVVARREKRKLNDPGAEARKKELLCQRAAEHNSGISSGMKTFIEGLFTSAFNSFKDVVQNDIQERFEKVQKEMAELKQAVSQIPGPSATMGKDRASEIPCPSATMGKSSQSPCLAGTKEKGKGKVDESVVPPTVRRSPRQGRKVTIK